GGTCAAATGTCTGCCCGGCCGAGTTATGGCCGCAAGCGGGGCAAAAGAATCCAGAGCCAATCACTGCAAACTGACAACCACAGGATTCGCACTCGATTTGCAGAGTCATAAGATCGGCGGCGATAGGAGGGACGGGCGCTAACCGGGGGCTTGCCTTGTACTCAGCTGAGACAGACACCATTTCACGGGAACGACGACGGCGATTGATGCTGCGGGCGAAATCCCCGAGCATCTTGTCGAGATGGCCCTGCGCTTCCGCCAAGGCAGCGCTTCTTACATATTCCGCGAGTTCATCCGTGTTGAAAGCTTGGGGCTCGGCCTCAACGCGACAGAATGGGCAATAGGCAATGGCTTCGGGAACCTTTTCCTTCCAATGCGCGAAGAGAACCTTAAATGGTCGCCCACATTCGTCGTCGGGACACTTACGATCCCAATATCCTTTGTCATCAAGCTCGATAGGCACCTCTATGCGAAAAATTTCCGACACGGCAGGACCTCCAGAAACACGGATGGCGTTCGATTTAGCGAACTTGAAGAGTAGACCATGCGTTCTAAGATACGGCTGAACCTTGTTTCTGTCGACCACCCCAAATGTGAACAGGGGCGTCCATCGGCAGTTCCTCGATCGGCGAAAGGGTCACTTGCGTTTCAGCGGTATAATGTCTCCGATAACACCCCGGAGAAAAACCCTTGAATGCCTGATGAAATTCCACCTGGACCGTACTCTGTGACCCCGCAACAATTCCGAGGCCACAGCAATAAAGCTCACAAGCCATCCTGGCCAAAGCATTTCACAGGAAGCTGAGCGTCGGCGCTGAATTAGAAGTCGATGGAGCTCAATAATGGCGACTACGGTGACGGAGTCATTCCGAGGTTGCAAATCCAACTTGGAGATTACTGACCTGCAACAAACTACAGTGGCAAATAGGCAAAAGAGCGTTCGTGATGCAGTTTCTCGAAAAATGAATGTCATCGATTCATTCGTCACCGGTTCTTATAAGCGGCACACCATGATTAGCCCGCTGAAGGACGCAGACATAGACGTTTTCCTAATTCTCAATTCGAGTGAATTTGCGTCTGACGGCTATACAGCGCTCTTGGATAAGGTTCGAGCCGTCTTGCTGGAGACCTACCCTAGCACGCCCAAGATCAGTCGAAATGGACAGGCAGTCACTATAACGTTCACCGACTTTGTGGTTGATGTAGTGCCTGGTTTCCATCGGAAGGGCGGGGTTACTTAATCCCGAGTACACCAGAAAAGCGTTGGATACCCACGAACCCAAAAGTTCACGAGACCGCGATCACAGCCGCCAACGAACTGCACAATGGCGATCTCGTTCCACTTATTAAAATGATTAAGGCGTGGAACCGCGAAATTAGCAGCCCGTTCAGATCGTTCTACCTAGAGCTCATGGTTGAAAAGCTGCTGCGCGGCGTTACCATCAGCAGCTTTCCAAGCGGATGCAGGTACGTATTTGACAAGGGCCGTGTACAGATCAAATCGAAAATTGCAGATCCCGCGGGTTTCAAAAACCAGCTGAATCCCTGGGTACGGGCAGCGTAGAAGAGGCGGTACAGCGATTTGAGACCGCATATGGCAGAGCAATAAAGGCTGAGCAGCTGGACAAGAGCGGAGATTCCGCAGCTGCCGTGGCTGAGTGGCAAAAGATCTTTGGCAGTAGCTTTCCGGCATACGGCTAACTAACTATGACGTCACCCAATTTGAAGCAACCCACATTCGACGACATTGCGCGCAACCAGAACCAAGATGCGATCCTCAGGTTTATGCTGGCTTCGCGTCACTACTATGCTAGAGCGCGATGGATTCAGTACCTCGGGACCTGGGGTGCGATTGCTTTCGCGCTTGCAGCCCCAGTGGTGCTGCTGTTCTATCGGATCGAGGTCCACTGCTTGGCGCACTTGCTGGTCTTTGGATTTTCGCATCGCGTTTAGGACTTTCTCGCCTCAGAGCGTCGTACCAACGAAAGGGCGCGACCGCCCAAGAACAATTCGATTGCGCAGTTTTTCGTCTCGACTGGAACAAGACCATTGCGGTGCCTCTTTCCCCTGAAGAGATTCGGCACGCCAGCGGAAATATGAACGGAATCGACGCGATCCGAAACTGGTACGCCACTCCCGGAAAAGTGGATTGGCCGCGCAGCGTTACTCTCTGCCAAAGGGCGAATGCGGTATGGGCTCGCCGACAGCATCACTTATTTGGTGTGGTGCTGTATGTTGCCGCGACTACTTGGGCCGTAGTGGGGATTTTAATAGCAGTCTGGCAGGACGCTTCACTCAGTCAATATCTGACGACGATTGCACTGCCGTCTCTTCCGGCCCTATTAGACGCAACGGATCTTGCTCAGGAACACATCGAGTCATCGTGGGCCCGAGGGAGGATTGAGGTGCGTCTGGATGGTCTGTTGGATGATGGAACAGCTACAAATCTCGATATCCGTGAAGTCCAGGACGAACTGTTTGACTTGAGAAAGTCATCGCCCATTGTTCCCGAGTGGTTCTATAAAATAATCAAACCCGGCTACGAGGAAGATATGACCTACGCTGCAGAGACAAGGATCAACTAGTGACGCTCACGGTCAATGAAGGTTTTGAATCGTTTCTCACGCGGCTCACACCGACTGCGGCCGAGCGCTCTGCGAGTGCTAAGCATCGTGAATCCGTTAAATCGGCACTTGAAGCGAAATTCACCGTTAGCCGCTTCTTTGAAACTGGATCGTTTAGTCACGGCACAGGGGTGCGGAGCTTTAGCGATGTCGATGTTTTTGTCAGTGTCAGTGGCTCCCGGCCAGATTCGTCGTATGCCACTCTGGAAAAGATTCGCAACGCCCTTGCTGAGCGTTTTCAGGTAACTCTGGTGACGATTGATCGTCCAGCGGTGAAGGTCAAATTCGCTCTCGGCACGGAGACCTGGGAAGTCATCCCAGCCTACGAAGCAACGCAGGATAGCTACGGGCATCTGATCTATGACATTCCCGGCGCTAGTGTCGGATCTGGTTGGATTCAGGCAGCCCCCGATGCGCATCTCACGTATGTCAATGCCTGCAATGAATCCCCCTCCCGTGGCACGGGCAAAGCGTTGGCGCGGCTGGTTAAGGCTTGGAAGTATTACTGTAATGTCCCGATTTCATCCTTTTATCTCGAAATGCGCGCTGCTCAACACGTGTCTTCCGTCGAGACCTACATTCACGTCTGGGACATTTGCTTGCTATTGGAAAAGTTGAACACCCATCAACTGGCCAGCATGAACGATCCAGCGGCAGCCTCCGGTCGAATAAATGCGTGCTCTAGTGATGCGAAGCGGGAAGAAGCATTGTCCAAGCTCGCTACGGCTGCCGTTCGATCAAGAAACGCGCTAGACGCGCATAAGGCGGATAAGGCCGACTTGGCTTTTTACTACTTAGGTCAATTGTTCGCAGGACAGTTTCCTAGCCGCGCTTGAAGAATTTGCTGTTTTAGATGGTAAGAGCGGTATTCGTGAAAAGCGGGTCGGTTGTGGCCGACCCGCAGATATCTCACTCGATTCGCGTTCCCGGTCCGATAGCCAGCTTTTGATCCGTCTCGGTCATCATCGGCACGATGCTCAGATTCATGGTGTGAACACGAGCGTAGTACTCCCGAATATTTTCCGCAGCCGAATCCAGATTCGTTTCGGGCGGAACAAACACCAAGATGCTTCGCCCGGCCTGCAGGCTCTCCAGCAGAAGATCTTCCCCATCCATTGACGTTCTCCTCTCACGAGCCGCCAGCCAATCTGACGACTCAAGTCGAGGAGGGCAGTTATTTACTGATAGTGAAGAGCTGGGCGCGGCGACCTTGGCGGCGCAACGCCTGGCTAATGCTGTGTCCCACAGCCTGCAAACGTAGATTATCGGCCTGCGTGACCACTAATACGCTTCCTGGTGTCATTTGTCTAGATTCGTTCTCCCATCGAGCCAGTGAATCGAGTTCGCTGGCTGGAACCAGCGCAATGTTATCCAGGGATGTTTCGATCCGGCGCAGCGACCTCGGAGCAGGGGAGTAGTAGGGTCGGCGATACCTCACAGACTCGTTTCCTCCATCACCGCCGCTTCGTTCTCTCTTCCCAAATGCACATAAACCATCGTGGTGTCGAGCTTGGAGTGACCCAGTAAGCGCTGCAATTGATACGGTGAGACCCCTTTAGATGCCTTCACGGTGGCGAATGTGTGCCGCAGGGCGTGGCATGAAGCCTGTTTGGTTATGCCGGCATTCTCCCGGTACTTGGTCACCAGCATTCGCACGCCGCGTTCGGTGATCGCTCCGCCATCCCGCTCGTTGGTGAAGATGTGGTCGTGAGAAGCACTCGGTCGCAGCTGCAACCAAGTCTTGAGCGCCTTGATCCCTTTCGTCTCCAGTGAGATTTGGCGTGCATTCATGCCTTTGCCCGATCGAACTGACAGCTGCTTGGCCTTGAGGTCGATGTCATTGATGCGCAGATTGCAGAGCTCGGAGACCCGGATCCCAGTTTGCAGAAACACCGTCAGGATGCAGTAGTCGCGGGGATTCCCAGCTGCCAAAGAGAGCATGCGGCTATATTCATCGGGCCGGAGCCAGGCCTTGCCGTTGTGCTCGATCTTGGGGGTATCGACGCCGGTTGCCGGAGATTTCTCCAACAGGTCCATGTTGACCAGGTAGCGGCAATACTCACGAATCGCTGCCAGCTTGCGAGCTCGACTGACCCCGGTCAGTTTGCGTTCACTCAAAGACGCCAGGAAGTC
The genomic region above belongs to Thermomicrobiales bacterium and contains:
- a CDS encoding nucleotidyltransferase encodes the protein MTLTVNEGFESFLTRLTPTAAERSASAKHRESVKSALEAKFTVSRFFETGSFSHGTGVRSFSDVDVFVSVSGSRPDSSYATLEKIRNALAERFQVTLVTIDRPAVKVKFALGTETWEVIPAYEATQDSYGHLIYDIPGASVGSGWIQAAPDAHLTYVNACNESPSRGTGKALARLVKAWKYYCNVPISSFYLEMRAAQHVSSVETYIHVWDICLLLEKLNTHQLASMNDPAAASGRINACSSDAKREEALSKLATAAVRSRNALDAHKADKADLAFYYLGQLFAGQFPSRA
- a CDS encoding tyrosine-type recombinase/integrase, producing the protein MTTPLPAYFQTSLDGFYRSMAGKNRSPKTVLAYSTDLQQFLGWVVENDATVETVADIQRVHIIDFLASLSERKLTGVSRARKLAAIREYCRYLVNMDLLEKSPATGVDTPKIEHNGKAWLRPDEYSRMLSLAAGNPRDYCILTVFLQTGIRVSELCNLRINDIDLKAKQLSVRSGKGMNARQISLETKGIKALKTWLQLRPSASHDHIFTNERDGGAITERGVRMLVTKYRENAGITKQASCHALRHTFATVKASKGVSPYQLQRLLGHSKLDTTMVYVHLGRENEAAVMEETSL